A genomic stretch from Thunnus maccoyii chromosome 19, fThuMac1.1, whole genome shotgun sequence includes:
- the LOC121885992 gene encoding TBC1 domain family member 10A-like, which yields MAKTEEGNGLDLRGSAEKLTDNGTDPGVNGDVSPGNTPVDRYGFTGGAQQISGESAELIPIDVLRQREAKWLEMLNSWDKWMAKKHKKVKERCQKGIPPSLRGRTWLYLTGGKVKREQNQGKFKELDSQPGDPKWVDVIERDLHRQFPFHEMFAARGGHGQQDLFRVLKAYTLHRPEEGYCQAQAPIAAVLLMHMPAEDAFWVLVQICEKYLPGYYSTGLEAIQLDGEILYALLRRVSPVAHRHLKKHKLEPILYMTEWFMCAFSRTLPWASVLRVWDMFLCEGVKILFRVGLVLLKCMLGSQEKLKACQGLYETMELLRAIQPQYMQESFLVHEIIELPVSEKDIEKEHNAQLRRWKESHGDLHCKSPPRMHGAKAIMTAEPPSRQDLRQRPTIIVESPLAVKTDGETVEDAKDSKKTKEEKQKKTILPPHEIVNPYPPPGAPSPLLKHMTVQGSKESLSSAEHDTYL from the exons ATGGCAAAAACTGAGGAGGGCAATGGACTCGATTTGCGGGGCAGCGCGGAGAAGCTGACAGATAATGGGACAGACCCGGGAGTAAACGGCGATGTTAGCCCCGGGAACACACCGGTGGACAGGTACGGATTCACCGGTGGAGCTCAGCAGATCTCGGGAGAATC TGCTGAATTAATCCCCATTGACGTGCTGCGGCAGCGGGAGGCAAAATGGCTGGAGATGCTCAACAGCTGGGACAAGTGGATGgccaaaaaacacaagaag GTGAAGGAGCGCTGTCAGAAGGGAATCCCTCCATCCCTGCGTGGTCGCACCTGGCTCTACCTTACTGGGGGCAAAGTGAAAAGGGAGCAAAACCAGGGCAAGTTCAAG gaaCTGGACAGCCAGCCGGGGGATCCCAAATGGGTAGATGTTATTGAGAGGGACCTCCATCGACAGTTCCCCTTCCACGAAATGTTTGCGGCGAGGGGAGGTCATGG GCAGCAGGACTTGTTCCGCGTGCTGAAGGCCTACACTCTGCATCGTCCTGAGGAGGGATATTGTCAGGCTCAGGCTCCCATCGCGGCTGTACTCCTGATGCACATGCCAGCTGAG GATGCATTCTGGGTTCTTGTCCAAATTTGTGAGAAATACCTTCCTGGATACTACAGTACGGGGCTG GAGGCGATCCAGCTGGACGGGGAGATCCTGTACGCTCTGCTGCGGCGGGTCTCTCCTGTGGCCCACCGTCACCTGAAGAAGCACAAGCTGGAGCCCATCCTGTACATGACCGAGTGGTTCATGTGCGCCTTCTCTCGAACGCTGCCGTGGGCCTCAGTGCTACGGGTCTGGGATATGTTCCTTTGTGAGG GAGTGAAGATCCTCTTCCGAGTGGGTCTGGTTCTCCtgaaatgcatgctgggatcCCAAGAGAAACTGAAGGCCTGTCAGGGTCTCTATGAAACAATGGAGCTTCTCCGAGCTATACAGCCACAGTACATGCAAGAAAGCTTCCTGGTGCACGAG atCATAGAGTTGCCCGTGTCTGAGAAAGACATCGAGAAGGAACACAACGCTCAGCTGCGGCGCTGGAAGGAGTCTCATGGAGATCTGCACTGTAAATCCCCTCCCAGGATGCACGGCGCCAAGGCCATCATGACCGCCGAGCCACCCAGCCGCCAGGACCTGAGACAGAGGCCCACCATCATCGTGGAGTCTCCCCTGGCAGTCAAGACAGATGGGGAGACAGTGGAGGATGCCAAGGACAGTAAAAAGACTaaagaggaaaagcagaagaaaacaatCCTACCACCACATGAGATTGTTAATCCTTACCCTCCTCCCGGTGCCCCTTCACCTCTCCTCAAACACATGACCGTACAAGGGTCCAAAGAGAGCCTGAGCAGTGCAGAGCACGACACCTACCTGTAG
- the LOC121885999 gene encoding protein phosphatase PTC7 homolog produces the protein MLSVLSYGRLVARAVLGGLSQTDGRDYSLVSASYGFGKDFRKGILKKGMCYGDDACFIARHRSADVLGVADGVGGWRDYGVDPSQFSATLMRTCERLVKEGRFTPSNPVGILTTGYYELLQNKVPLLGSSTACIVVLDRRSHQLHTCNLGDSGFLVVRGGEVVHRSDEQQHYFNTPFQLSIAPPGAEGVVLSDSPEAADSSSFDVQLGDIILTATDGLFDNMPDYMILQELKKLKTTNYDSILQTAQSIAKQAHDLAYDPNYMSPFAQFACDNGLNVRGGKPDDITVLLSIVAEYTD, from the exons ATGTTATCCGTACTGTCTTATGGCAGACTGGTAGCCAGGGCTGTCCTGGGCGGACTCTCTCAGACGGACGGTCGTGACTACAGCCTGGTCTCCGCCAGTTATGGCTTCGGGAAAGATTTTCGCAAGGGGATCCTGAAGAAAGGGATGTGCTACGGGGACGATGCTTGCTTCATAGCGCGGCACAGGAGCGCGGATGTACTGG GTGTAGCAGATGGCGTAGGCGGCTGGCGTGACTATGGCGTTGACCCGTCTCAGTTCTCCGCCACCTTGATGAGAACGTGTGAGCGACTGGTGAAGGAGGGACGCTTCACTCCCAGTAATCCAGTGGGAATCCTGACCACTGGCTACTATGAGCTCTTACAGAACAAAGTTCCCCTGCTAG GGAGCAGCACAGCCTGTATTGTGGTTCTGGATCGACGGAGTCACCAGTTACACACGTGTAACCTTGGTGACTCGGGCTTCCTGGTGGTTCGGGGAGGAGAGGTGGTTCATCGCTCAGACGAGCAACAGCATTATTTCAACACACCCTTCCAGCTGTCCATTGCTCCACCAGGAGCTGAAGGGGTGGTGCTCAGTGACAG TCCTGAAGCAGCTGACAGCTCCTCCTTTGACGTGCAGCTTGGTGACATCATCCTGACTGCAACCGACGGCCTCTTTGACAACATGCCGGACTACATGATTCTTCAGGAGCTCAAAAAACTCAAG ACTACCAACTATGACAGCATCCTGCAGACTGCACAGAGCATTGCAAAGCAAGCTCACGACCTTGCCTATGATCCCAACTATATGTCCCCTTTTGCACAGTTTGCCTGTGACAATGGCCTGAATGTAAGAG GAGGGAAGCCAGACGATATCACGGTGCTGCTGTCCATTGTGGCTGAATATACAGACTAA
- the LOC121885975 gene encoding calcium-binding protein P-like, whose product MGRLCETALVSLLIMSLLNAELTLAKRGSSSSSKRTSSSSNRGGTQSKPGSTSNRNTNPYPSGGSYPHPGTGNTNPGGYPRQNPASQPGVGSNPNQNPAGGYPAAGGYPAAGGYPAAGGYPNQNAGRGNYPNQYPPAGGYPAAGGYPAAGGYPAAGGYPAAGGYPAAGRYPNQYPAAGRYPNQYPAAGGYPNQYPAAGGYPNRGGVNPGGYPNQYPGGGYPVRGGNTGNTGWGVPGANPAGGYPGGYPNWNPNNKILSPRYGGGGYGHGGYGMGGSPFSRSVESMGYKPKSSGFAKKAMVAAGVGAVAGMAVGYGLGRFPRPHFTFRNPEEEYYYNNYMYRRYGSQSTDEKDYGRDYVYKPPPRAESYEKFMDRCMNSTDLLKDQGNSQQQATTPTPNSQSGGDKEDDDTVSIEEIGYPALIEQVKARRCVEKYMVYSERFLQERKAEQQSQQNRSSPMGYGMIQFFSSLLMLVSSMLLLQ is encoded by the coding sequence ATGGGGAGGTTGTGTGAGACGGCTCTCGTGTCCCTTCTTATTATGTCTCTTCTGAATGCTGAATTGACATTGGCTAAAaggggcagcagcagcagcagcaagaggaCTTCATCTTCCAGCAACAGAGGTGGGACACAATCAAAACCAGGAAGCACTTCCAACAGAAATACCAACCCTTATCCTTCTGGTGGAAGCTACCCTCATCCAGGAACAGGCAATACAAATCCAGGAGGATATCCCAGACAAAACCCAGCCAGTCAACCAGGAGTTGGTAGTAACCCCAACCAGAATCCTGCAGGTGGCTATCCAGCTGCAGGTGGCTATCCAGCTGCGGGTGGTTATCCAGCCGCTGGAGGGTATCCCAACCAAAATGCAGGAAGAGGCAATTATCCAAATCAATATCCACCTGCTGGAGGCTACCCAGCAGCAGGTGGCTACCCAGCAGCAGGTGGCTACCCAGCAGCAGGTGGCTACCCAGCAGCAGGTGGCTACCCAGCTGCAGGACGATATCCTAACCAGTACCCAGCTGCAGGACGATATCCTAACCAGTACCCAGCTGCAGGAGGATATCCTAACCAGTACCCAGCTGCTGGAGGATATCCTAACAGGGGAGGTGTCAATCCAGGTGGGTACCCTAACCAGTATCCGGGAGGTGGTTATCCAGTCAGAGGGGGAAATACGGGAAATACAGGTTGGGGTGTGCCTGGTGCGAATCCAGCAGGAGGTTACCCGGGTGGTTACCCCAACTGGAACCCAAACAATAAGATCCTCAGTCCCCGCTATGGTGGAGGAGGCTATGGACATGGTGGTTATGGGATGGGAGGGTCTCCTTTCTCTCGTTCTGTGGAGAGTATGGGATACAAACCCAAGTCTTCCGGTTTTGCCAAGAAAGCCATGGTGGCAGCAGGAGTCGGTGCTGTGGCTGGAATGGCTGTCGGGTATGGATTAGGGCGCTTCCCTCGACCACATTTCACTTTCCGCAACCCTGAAGAGGAGTACTACTACAACAACTACATGTATCGTCGTTATGGCTCCCAGTCCACAGATGAAAAGGACTATGGCCGTGATTATGTTTACAAGCCACCACCACGGGCAGAGTCTTATGAAAAATTCATGGATCGCTGTATGAACAGTACTGACCTTTTGAAGGATCAGGGCAACAGCCAACAACAGGCAACAACCCCTACTCCTAACAGTCAGAGTGGAGGTGATAAAGAGGATGATGACACCGTCAGCATCGAGGAGATTGGATACCCAGCCCTAATTGAGCAAGTGAAGGCCCGGCGCTGTGTTGAGAAGTACATGGTCTACTCTGAGCGTTTTCTGCAGGAACGAAAAGCTGAGCAACAGTCCCAGCAGAATCGCAGCAGTCCTATGGGCTACGGGATGATTCagtttttctcctccctcttaATGCTTGTGTCCAGCATGCTCCTGCTCCAGTGA
- the sprn2 gene encoding shadow of prion protein 2: MTGRQKLLSLWIWLLLMVALCPGAQYTYGKRGGFFRGGKKGDSKQGKEGKEAPPSQSRGFSKHGLKWAGAAAAGVLGGSGTGYGLGLLGRPKHGSKNHHGHKTTSSEEDQRLYYQENQRYHNQSRWRAFVKAAAPAPTSNIFLTLGHVVPFLIAAWIRAI, encoded by the coding sequence ATGACAGGCCGGCAGAAGCTTTTGTCCCTCTGGATTTGGCTGTTACTTATGGTCGCTCTGTGCCCAGGTGCACAGTACACATACGGTAAACGTGGAGGTTTCTTCAGGGGTGGAAAAAAAGGTGACAGTAAACAAGGTAAAGAAGGTAAAGAAGCACCTCCCTCTCAGAGTCGTGGCTTCTCCAAGCATGGCCTGAAGTgggcaggagcagcagcagctggcgTGCTGGGAGGCTCGGGCACCGGGTACGGGCTGGGGTTGCTTGGTAGGCCAAAGCACGGATCTAAGAACCATCATGGCCACAAGACTACCTCCTCTGAGGAAGATCAACGGCTTTACTACCAGGAAAACCAACGATATCACAACCAGTCTCGCTGGAGAGCCTTTGTTAAAGCGGCTGCACCTGCTCCCACGAGTAACATCTTTCTCACACTTGGACATGTGGTGCCTTTCCTCATAGCAGCCTGGATAAGAGCGATTTAA